Proteins co-encoded in one Aedes aegypti strain LVP_AGWG unplaced genomic scaffold, AaegL5.0 Primary Assembly AGWG_AaegL5_hic_scaff_1481_PBJ_arrow, whole genome shotgun sequence genomic window:
- the LOC110680480 gene encoding fatty acyl-CoA hydrolase precursor, medium chain-like gives MFKLIALVSLTVSFCWCQDVSRPIITTTGGQVQGITASCGLFCSYFQFNGIPYAEPPVSELRFRNPVPHRGWSGVRDASEHGESCAALSPLSEYSGSEDCLFINVYTQNIIGSRPVMVWIHGGGFVLGSGDSRIYGPEHLVQENVVVVSFNYRLGIMGFFSTGDTHAQGNWGAKDCVEALRWVRDNIAAFGGDPNNVTIFGESAGGALVHYLILSPMATGLFHKAIAQSGTALNPWGFQYNVREMAHSIADAFGYPHDSAELARLLRYTPIADFIDLQRTITDIPIPRGFKPFEYVPSAEPVNSPEPTFFTQRPIEVLLSGAYNHVPMMIGYTSAESLFMVREHLLDSTVWNEFTRNPQFFVPHFWNIPANTPESNAVSQAFRNFYWQDRTLGPDVMVEWTQFHTDQQFIYAVDKAVVLTAERSTQPTFYYKFSFEGDLNLIKRVLLLTDLPGAVHADELAYLWSITNIPISPILPSNPANVVRQRMVRLWTNFAITGHPTPNSDTALQNIHWPPVQGSDMTYLDIGDNLVVTKNPNQARINLWRDLEERYANDPFFYPYS, from the exons aTGTTCAAACTAATAGCTTTAGTATCGCTGACCGTTTCATTTTGTTGGTGTCAAGATGTG tCTCGACCCATCATTACCACAACTGGAGGTCAGGTGCAAGGTATAACAGCTAGCTGTGGTCTGTTCTGTAGCTACTTCCAATTCAATGGCATACCATATGCGGAGCCTCCAGTTTCCGAATTGAGATTCCGGAATCCAGTCCCACATCGTGGATGGTCGGGTGTTCGAGATGCTAGCGAACATGGAGAAAGTTGTGCAGCACTAAGTCCTCTCAGTGAATACTCAGGCAGTGAGGATTGCCTGTTCATCAATGTGTATACGCAGAACATTATCGGATCTCGACCGGTTATGGTATGGATTCATGGGGgtggcttcgttttaggttCCGGTGATTCCAGGATATACGGGCCAGAGCATTTagttcaagaaaatgtggttgTCGTCTCTTTCAACTATCGACTAGGCATTATGGGATTCTTCAGCACTGGTGATACACACGCCCAAGGCAATTGGGGTGCGAAAGACTGTGTGGAGGCTCTGAGATGGGTTCGCGACAATATTGCGGCTTTTGGTGGAGATCCCAACAATGTGACGATCTTTGGTGAAAGTGCGGGAGGAGCACTGGTGCATTATTTAATTTTGTCTCCAATGGCCACCGGATTATTCCATAAAGCAATCGCTCAATCAGGAACTGCATTGAATCCATGGGGATTCCAGTACAACGTACGGGAAATGGCACACAGTATTGCAGATGCATTCGGTTATCCACACGATAGTGCAGAACTTGCACGACTTCTGCGATACACTCCTATTGCAGATTTCATTGATCTTCAAAGAACCATCACCGACATCCCGATTCCTCGTGGGTTCAAGCCCTTTGAATATGTCCCTAGCGCTGAACCAGTCAACTCTCCAGAGCCCACCTTCTTTACTCAACGTCCAATAGAAGTTCTACTTTCGGGAGCATACAATCATGTTCCAATGATGATCGGCTACACTAGTGCAGAAAGCCTGTTTATGGTTCGTGAGCATCTTCTGGATTCTACTGTATGGAATGAATTCACTCGCAATCCGCAATTCTTTGTGCCACACTTTTGGAATATTCCTGCCAACACTCCAGAATCAAACGCAGTCAGCCAAGCATTCCGCAATTTCTACTGGCAGGATCGTACTCTTGGGCCTGATGTTATGGTAGAATGGACTCAATTTCACACTGATCAACAGTTCATCTATGCCGTAGACAAAGCGGTGGTTCTAACTGCCGAACGGAGCACACAACCCACCTTCTACTATAAATTCAGTTTTGAAGGTGACCTCAATTTAATAAAACGTGTGCTTTTACTAACCGACTTGCCAGGAGCAGTTCATGCTGATGAACTAGCCTACCTGTGGTCTATAACAAATATACCCATTTCACCCATTCTACCGAGCAATCCGGCAAACGTTGTTCGACAACGAATGGTCCGCCTTTGGACCAACTTTGCCATCACTGGACATCCAACTCCTAATTCGGATACAGCCCTACAAAACATCCACTGGCCTCCAGTCCAGGGAAGTGATATGACGTATCTAGACATCGGAGACAACCTGGTGGTGACTAAAAATCCTAACCAAGCACGAATTAACCTTTGGAGAGATTTGGAAGAACGCTATGCTAATGACCCATTTTTCTATCCCTATTCGTAA